The proteins below come from a single Eucalyptus grandis isolate ANBG69807.140 chromosome 3, ASM1654582v1, whole genome shotgun sequence genomic window:
- the LOC120291638 gene encoding vacuolar protein sorting-associated protein 32 homolog 1-like: KLKLGTDAQPLTTTMDKLKETLLMLEEKENVLKRKASQELEEAKRATGVNDKKAAIQCLKKKKLCEEQIEQLRNFQLKMYDQMLVLDGGEAATLTMDALRTGAAAMKAMNIADVDNIMDEISEQHETMKQMQEAVSYPSGAAAFFDEDELEAELGELEGTDLGEQLVPPAETSSAALFPVPVVLLPAPHILHGTAIVEEPEGAELEEQLHLLATTASAALVQVIAGLLPVPLFLRRQPRRMNLPMRWNFEQVLLLMLN, encoded by the exons AAACTTAAGCTGGGGACGGACGCTCAGCCTCTCACCACGACGATGGACAAGTTGAAGGAG ACACTTCTAATGCTGGAGGAAAAGGAGAATGTTCTTAAACGGAAGGCTTCTCAAGAGCTTGAGGAAGCGAAGAGGGCCACTGGAGTGAATGATAAAAAGG CTGCAATTCaatgcttgaagaagaagaagctgtgTGAAGAGCAAATTGAGCAGCTTAGAAATTTTCAACTTAAGATGTATGATCAG ATGTTAGTGTTGGATGGAGGAGAAGCAGCAACTTTGACCATGGATGCTTTGAGAACTGGAGCAGCAGCAATGAAAGCAAT GAATATTGCTGATGTGGACAATATCATGGATGAGATTTCTGAACAACATGAGACCATGAAACAAATGCAAGAGGCGGTGTCATATCCTTCTGGTGCAGCGGCTTTCTTTGATGAG GATGAGCTTGAGGCAGAGCTTGGAGAACTGGAAGGCACTGACTTGGGAGAACAGCTCGTTCCGCCTGCCGAAACATCTTCTGCTGCTCTATTTCCTGTCCCAGTTGTCCTGCTTCCAGCCCCCCACATTCTTCATGGGACAGCCATAGTGGAAGAACCGGAGGGCGCAGAGTTGGAAGAACAGCTCCACCTGCTTGCCACAACAGCTTCTGCTGCTCTGGTGCAAGTCATAGCTGGCCTGCTTCCAGTCCCCCTGTTCCTCAGGCGACAGCCTAGGAGGATGAACTTGCCGATGAGATGGAATTTTGAGCAG GTCTTACTGCTCATGCTTAACTGA